ttttttttctaataaggcaatcccaaacctctactcattgattgaaaaggaagtcatggcatctctggcatacagtgttggggcaagggtccatctgaccactgatacctggtctgcaaagcacggtcagggcaggtatatcacctacactgcgcattgggtcaaccggctgacggctgccaagcatggaatgcgtggctctgcagcggagttggtgacaccgccacgacttgcaggcaggcctactgccacctcctctactcctcctactccatcctcttccataacctcctcggctgagtcctcttctactGCGGCATCtgactgcacatcaactgaatccccccagctccccaggggctattccacatcccggatacgacagtgtcacgctgtcttggggttgacttgcctgaaagcagagagccacactggaccagcactcctgtccgccctgaacgcacaggtcgatcagtggctgaccccgcaccaactggagattggcaaagtggtgtgtgacaatggaagcaatttgttggcggcattgaatttgggcaagttgtcacatgtgccgtgcatggcacatgtgttgaatctcatcgtacaacgctttgtgtctaagtactcaggcttacaggacgtcctcaagcaggccaggagggtgtgtggccatttcaggcgttcctacacggccatggcacacttttcagacattcagcgccaaaacaacatgccagtgaggcgcttgatttgcgacagcccgacacgttggaattcaacactcctaatgtttgaccgcctgctccaacaagaaaaagctgtcaacaagtatttgtatgaccggagtgctaggacagcctctgcggagctgggaatttttttgccacgttactggacactcatgcgcaatgcctgtaggctcatgcgtccttttgaggtggtgacaaacctagtcagtcgcaccgaagtcacgatcagcgacctcatcccatttgttttcttcctggagtgtgccctgcgaagagtgctgtatcaggctgtagatgagcgtgaagaggaagagttgtggtcaccatcaccaccagaaacagccttgtcatcatcgcttgccagacctgcggcaacgctgcaagaggagtatgaggaagaggagtcagaggaggaatgtggctttgaggagcaggaagaccaaccacagcaggcatattagggtgctcgttgttgtcacctatctgggacccgtggtttggtacgtggctggggggaagaacagaccgtcaatgacatcagtgaggaggaggaacgggaaatgagtagctcggcatccaaccttgtgcaaatggggtctttcatgctgtcatgtctgttgagggacccgcGTATAAAAAggttgaaggagaacgacctgtaccgggtggccacgctactagacccccggtataagcagaaagtggcagaaatgttaccaaattaccggaagtcagaaaggatgcagcagttcaaaaccaaactaaaaaatatgctttacacagcttataagggggatgtcacagcacaacgggaatctaactggggaagaggtgaaagtaatcctcctccaaccatgaccatggcggcaaggacaggatgctttacagatgtgttgttgatggaggccatgcagagctttttcagtcctacacatcgccacagcccttcgggatccagccttagagaacgactcaaccgacaggtggcagactaaatcgccttaactgcagatatcgacactctgaggagcgatgaaccccttgactactgggtgtgcaggcttgacctgtggcctgagctatccaagtttgcgatagaacatctggcctgccccgcttcaagtgtcctgtcagaaaggaccttcagtgctcTTTCCTTTCCTCCATTTTGCGAGACGCCGAGCGGCCGCTGAAACCATGCAGCTTTTTGTGAGAGCGCAGAGTCTGCACACCCTTGAGGTCTCTGGCCAGGAGACTGTTGCCCAGATCAAGGCTCACATCTCCTCCCTTGAGGGAATTTCCTCTGAAGACCAGGTTATTCTACTTGCCGGTACCCCTCTCTCCGATGAAGCCACCTTAGTCCAAAGTGGAGTGTGTGAACTCAGCACATTGGATGTAGCCGCTCGTCTTTTGGGAGGTAAAGTCCATGGTTCTCTAGCTCGTGCCGGAAAAGTACGAGGCCAGACTCCAAAGGTGGCCAagcaagagaagaagaaaaagaagactGGCAGGGCAAAAAGGCGCATGCAGTACAACAGGCGTTTTGTCAATGTGGTTCCCACCTTTGGCAAGAAGAAGGGACCAAATGCCAACTCTTAATTTGACATAGAGTTAATAAAAATTTAGTTTcatcatcctgaaaaaaaaaaaaaaaagaaaaaagaaaggaccttcagtgcagcaggaggcattgtcactgacaaaagaatttgcctcggtcaaaaaagtgttgattacctcaccttcattaagatgaatgaggcatggattctgaagggactgacagtaggggatacgtttaactaacaaaaggcctgatgacatgccttggcctcaaaatggtccccacgctgcagtATTTAATgcctgcataccggatgactttcgtgaattctccgccaacaactagggttcaagccacaatgttttagtcacatttctgccttgaaaacataattttttcctgCCAccgctacaacagcggctgcaacaataacattgtttttcaggcatgtgtacatgcctaatttttctggcctctggtgctgcactgtggctgcaaaaacaaaacaaaaaaaaaaggcacatacaagtgtcaattcccctttcgtgatcgttaccttgttgaaGGTGGTGaaagggcttgcgtatcacaatgaagcaatcatcacCTTTATGAGTGTgtacaccccagatgataaggccgttgcttcattatgatcagaccaaaagcgatcgggacggctggatgttttttcatagaaaaacttaattatttttttttaaagttgtatgggtgggtttttaatacataaaataaaaaaatcataataaagtctcttaatagtttattagaaataatgcagacaatttaaaaaatccccaacaattccagtacaaatcaagtacaaagctcagaactaaattattccaggatgtcgcaatggttcgttaattcgacaatggttaatcaattcgacacacgtccccagataggggacgtaacagggattaaactgataggaatagtactagttaagacaccactcatatagggtgtcacagcacattgctctgtgcccgcgcagtgccccaacttgggagtaagaggaccgaccaagttGCTTTTTCCatttcccggttcctaaaatcaattcagtttggtgtatcagagtttggtttgtcactgtgaaggcagtcgaaggtacccgtcctaaatttttttcacaaaaggcaatcccacccttaTATAGGATGTAacggggattaaactgatgagaatcgtactacagaaaatagcactcatatcgggtgtgacagtaaattgcacggcgcagacgcagtgaccgtggcgtggattcaaacaaaggggagggagccaacgtttttttaaccatctccccattcaaaaaatcaatttaataaatggaccccagattggagacgtaacagggattaaactgttgcgaagagagaactacaggaaataccactcatatcgggtgggacagtaaattgcacggcacagacacagtgaccgtggcgtggattcaaacaaaggggagggagccagcgtttttttaaccatctc
This portion of the Bufo gargarizans isolate SCDJY-AF-19 chromosome 1, ASM1485885v1, whole genome shotgun sequence genome encodes:
- the LOC122934523 gene encoding ubiquitin-like protein FUBI, encoding MQLFVRAQSLHTLEVSGQETVAQIKAHISSLEGISSEDQVILLAGTPLSDEATLVQSGVCELSTLDVAARLLGGKVHGSLARAGKVRGQTPKVAKQEKKKKKTGRAKRRMQYNRRFVNVVPTFGKKKGPNANS